A single region of the Trachemys scripta elegans isolate TJP31775 chromosome 19, CAS_Tse_1.0, whole genome shotgun sequence genome encodes:
- the LOC117867906 gene encoding transcription factor HES-5-like produces MAPSTVFMEHNNLLTPKEKNKLRKPVVEKMRRDRINSSIEQLKLLLEKEFQRHQPNSKLEKADILEMTVSYLKQQSQLQIKTAGTIHKNSQFDFKEGYSRCLQEAFHFLSLHKVQTETQSKLLSHFQKSQSATPEVICSPSSQNTPKQASLKNVNALWRPW; encoded by the exons ATGGCCCCCAGCACTGTTTTCATGGAGCACAACAACCTGCTGacaccaaaagagaaaaacaaa CTGAGGAAGCCGGTGGTGGAGAAAATGCGCCGGGACCGGATTAACAGCAGCATCGAGCAGCTGAAACTCCTGCTGGAGAAGGAGTTCCAGAGACACCAGCCCAACTCCAAGCTGGAGAAAGCCGACATCCTGGAGATGACTGTCAGCTACCTGAAACAGCAGAGCCAGCTGCAGATAAAGA cTGCAGGAACCATCCATAAAAACTCTCAGTTCGACTTCAAGGAAGGCTACTCCAGGTGCCTGCAGGAGGCTTTCCATTTCCTGTCTCTCCATAAAGTCCAAACAGAAACGCAGAGCAAGCTCTTGAGTCACTTCCAGAAGAGCCAGTCGGCTACGCCAGAGGTCATCTGCTCCCCTTCCAGCCAGAACACCCCAAAGCAAGCATCCCTGAAGAACGTTAATGCTCTCTGGAGACCCTGGTAG
- the LOC117867909 gene encoding transcription factor HES-5-like — MAPSNSFMAHVEEKLLPKEKNKLRKPVVEKMRRDRINSSIEQLKLLLEKEFQRHQPNSKLEKADILEVAVGYLKQQSQLQAQMVSQKSPEQDFNTGYLQCLKEALHFLSYCEPKKEAQTRLIKHFCKAQTIPDNLCSPPMHSPPSLPCPVPRKHPSQKNIPVAVAAIWRPW; from the exons ATGGCTCCCAGCAACAGCTTCATGGCCCATGTGGAGGAGAAACTGCTGCCAAAAGAGAAGAATAAA CTGAGGAAGCCGGTGGTGGAGAAAATGCGCCGGGACCGGATTAACAGCAGCATCGAGCAGCTGAAACTCCTGCTGGAGAAGGAATTCCAGAGACACCAGCCCAACTCCAAGCTGGAAAAAGCCGACATCCTGGAAGTAGCCGTCGGCTACCTGAAACAGCAGAGCCAGCTGCAGGCACAAA TGGTCAGTCAGAAGAGCCCAGAACAGGATTTTAACACTGGTTACCTGCAGTGCCTGAAGGAAGCTCTGCATTTCCTCTCCTACTGTGAGCCTAAGAAGGAAGCTCAGACCCGGCTGATCAAGCATTTCTGCAAAGCTCAGACAATTCCAGACAACCTGTGCTCACCTCCCATGCATAGCCCACCTTCATTGCCATGTCCGGTACCCAGGAAGCATCCTTCCCAGAAGAACATCCCTGTGGCGGTTGCTGCCATCTGGAGACCGTGGTAG
- the LOC117867908 gene encoding transcription factor HES-5-like has translation MAPNTFSLEILTSKEKNRLRKPIVEKLRRDRINSSIEQLKLLLEKEFQRHQPNSKLEKADILEMTVSYLKYSQTFASSSTSLQQDYSEGYSWCLKEALQFLSLHSANMETQMKLLCHFQRPQVTAKDSNSPASSSAAHQMSAKQAALKPTSSLWRPW, from the exons ATGGCACCCAATACTTTCTCACTAGAAATCTTAACATCCAAAGAGAAAAACAGA CTGAGGAAGCCGATTGTAGAGAAGCTGCGCCGGGACCGGATTAACAGCAGCATCGAGCAGCTGAAACTCCTGCTGGAGAAGGAGTTCCAGAGACACCAGCCCAACTCCAAGCTGGAGAAAGCCGACATCCTGGAGATGACTGTCAGCTACCTGAAATACAGTCAAA CTTTTGCATCCTCTTCTACAAGCCTGCAGCAGGATTACAGTGAAGGCTATTCCTGGTGCCTCAAAGAGGCTCTGCAGTTCTTGTCTCTCCATTCTGCGAACATGGAAACCCAGATGAAACTGCTGTGCCACTTCCAGAGGCCTCAAGTTACAGCCAAGGACTCAAATTCTCCAGCTTCATCCTCTGCAGCCCACCAAATGTCTGCAAAACAAGCAGCACTGAAACCCACCAGCAGCCTTTGGAGGCCCTGGTAG